The Candidatus Hydrogenedentota bacterium genome contains a region encoding:
- a CDS encoding Gfo/Idh/MocA family oxidoreductase — MSTHEMGIIMNGVTGRMGTNQHLIRSLLAIQIQGGIKVGDDDVIMPLPVLVGRNGDKLRRLSHTHGDLPWSTNLDDVLRHDRYSVYFDAQSTPQRYDGVMRAIRAGKHVYCEKPVAMTVREAMALYEAAREAGVKHGVVQDKLWLPGFLKLKYLIDTGFFGELLAVRGEFGYWVFTGEHQSAQRPSWNYRKAGGGGIIFDMLCHWRYLIDNLFGNVTALTCLGANHIKERWDEQGQRYDSDADDAAYATFLTDRGVICHFNSSWCTRVRRDDLLTVQVDGVRGSAVAGLRECWVQHDAETPKPVWNPDIPNPIDFRSGWMPVPSNVQYDNAFKTEWELFLRHVAFDEPFRWDLREGAKGVQLAELGIESWNKRAWVDVPDLD; from the coding sequence ATGAGCACACACGAAATGGGCATCATCATGAACGGCGTCACGGGGCGCATGGGCACGAATCAGCACCTGATCCGGTCCCTCCTCGCGATTCAGATTCAGGGCGGCATCAAGGTCGGCGATGACGATGTCATTATGCCGCTCCCCGTGCTCGTGGGCCGCAACGGGGACAAGCTCCGCCGCCTCTCGCACACGCATGGCGACCTGCCATGGTCAACCAACCTGGACGATGTGCTGCGGCACGACCGGTACAGCGTCTATTTCGACGCGCAGAGCACCCCGCAGCGTTACGACGGTGTCATGCGGGCTATCCGCGCGGGCAAACACGTCTATTGCGAGAAGCCCGTGGCAATGACCGTACGCGAAGCGATGGCATTATACGAAGCCGCGCGCGAAGCGGGCGTGAAACACGGAGTCGTGCAGGACAAGCTCTGGCTGCCCGGCTTCTTGAAACTGAAGTACCTGATCGACACCGGTTTTTTCGGCGAACTCCTGGCTGTGCGGGGTGAGTTTGGATACTGGGTATTCACCGGCGAGCATCAGTCCGCGCAACGCCCATCGTGGAACTATCGCAAGGCCGGCGGCGGCGGCATCATCTTCGACATGCTGTGCCACTGGCGCTATCTCATCGACAACCTCTTCGGCAACGTGACGGCGCTGACCTGTCTGGGCGCAAATCACATCAAGGAACGCTGGGACGAGCAGGGCCAGCGTTATGACTCGGACGCCGACGACGCCGCATACGCGACCTTCCTCACCGATCGCGGCGTCATCTGTCATTTCAATTCGTCGTGGTGCACGCGCGTGCGGCGCGACGACCTCTTGACGGTGCAGGTGGACGGCGTCCGCGGTTCCGCGGTCGCGGGCCTGCGCGAGTGCTGGGTGCAACATGACGCCGAAACGCCGAAACCGGTCTGGAACCCGGACATCCCGAACCCGATCGATTTCCGTTCGGGCTGGATGCCCGTGCCGTCAAATGTGCAGTACGACAATGCATTCAAGACGGAATGGGAGTTGTTTCTGCGTCACGTGGCGTTTGACGAACCGTTCCGCTGGGACTTGCGCGAGGGAGCGAAAGGCGTGCAGCTTGCGGAACTGGGCATCGAAAGCTGGAATAAACGCGCCTGGGTCGACGTGCCGGATTTGGACTGA
- a CDS encoding glycoside hydrolase family 88 protein gives MRIDASITLSMLRAPLDAFFRLSADKTRNLQERWDPAQGAPVFTREGKYTTRGWTEWTQGFLYGAQLLQFDGTGDASFLRMGRENTLRHMASHVSHTGVHDHGFNNISTYGNLRRLAIEGKTQEEADARALFDLALKVSGAVQAARWTAIADGTGFIHSFNGPHSLFSDTVRSCRSLVLADALGHCLMGEGDRKISLRARAIEHIRNTLLYNVFYGKGRDAYDERGRVAHEGLFNIKDGAYRCPSTQQGYSPFSTWTRGLAWVLLGCAEQIEFFAEESEPDETLLDLLTEGACATGDFYIENTAQDGIPFWDTGAPGLAHLGNYRERASEPENDYEPVDSSAAVIAAQGLLRLGRYLGPEQGDRYWRAGLNVAHTLYAPPYVSEDPQHQGLILHSVYHRPNGWDHVPEGRRVPCGESSMWGDYHAMELAVYLKRLIGNEPYLSFFGPI, from the coding sequence CCGGCGCAGGGCGCACCCGTGTTCACGCGCGAAGGCAAGTACACAACGCGCGGCTGGACCGAGTGGACGCAAGGGTTCCTCTACGGAGCACAACTGCTCCAGTTCGACGGAACCGGCGACGCCTCCTTCCTGCGCATGGGCCGTGAAAACACACTGCGACACATGGCGTCCCACGTCAGCCACACCGGCGTGCATGATCACGGGTTCAACAACATCTCGACGTACGGCAACCTGCGCCGGCTGGCCATCGAAGGCAAGACCCAAGAAGAGGCGGACGCGCGCGCCCTTTTCGACCTCGCCCTGAAGGTCTCCGGAGCCGTGCAGGCCGCGCGCTGGACGGCCATCGCGGACGGCACGGGCTTCATTCACTCGTTCAATGGCCCCCACTCGCTTTTCAGCGACACGGTCCGGTCGTGCCGCAGCCTGGTACTGGCGGATGCCCTCGGCCACTGCCTCATGGGCGAGGGTGACCGGAAGATTTCGCTGCGCGCGCGCGCCATCGAGCACATCCGCAACACGCTGCTGTACAACGTGTTCTACGGCAAAGGGCGCGACGCCTACGACGAGCGCGGACGCGTCGCGCACGAGGGCCTGTTCAACATCAAGGACGGCGCTTATCGCTGCCCGAGCACGCAGCAGGGGTATTCCCCGTTTTCTACATGGACGCGCGGCCTCGCGTGGGTGCTTCTGGGCTGCGCGGAGCAGATCGAGTTCTTCGCGGAGGAATCCGAACCGGACGAGACTCTGCTGGACCTGTTGACCGAAGGCGCCTGCGCCACGGGGGATTTCTACATCGAGAACACAGCGCAAGACGGCATCCCCTTCTGGGACACGGGCGCGCCGGGTTTGGCGCACTTGGGCAATTATCGAGAGCGTGCATCGGAACCGGAAAACGACTATGAGCCGGTCGATAGCTCCGCCGCGGTGATTGCCGCACAAGGACTATTGCGGCTTGGACGTTATCTGGGCCCGGAACAGGGCGACCGCTACTGGCGCGCGGGATTAAACGTGGCGCACACGCTCTATGCGCCGCCATACGTGTCGGAAGACCCGCAACATCAGGGTCTGATCCTGCATTCGGTGTACCACCGCCCCAACGGGTGGGACCACGTACCCGAAGGCCGGCGCGTGCCGTGCGGCGAATCGTCGATGTGGGGGGATTACCATGCGATGGAATTGGCCGTCTACCTGAAACGGCTGATAGGCAATGAGCCGTACCTGTCGTTTTTCGGGCCGATATAG
- a CDS encoding alpha/beta fold hydrolase: protein MRFRCEEDDWITAYLLVPESAREGASPAVICPHSTTGGAGKNCTAGVTGKTPGSPPGGPMESRAYGLELARWGYITLCIDLWGDGERIPAGSQHYDSTAFYKQHPQWSMVGKNIWDVMRSVDFLRTVDAVDPTRIACMGHSLGGHTTLFAAAFDDRIAAAVSNGGQLSWVRDTSHWSRPPDPQGRPVSSYVYLPGFRPYLEDRRLPVPVDFESLMVLTAPRPLLVMGTESEFARDDIIGQYVAAHDAYRQHNAGDRFTLFDYPGEHAFPPVAKRHAFNWLDRWFAHTPAVPTIWPGVSI from the coding sequence GTGCGTTTCCGCTGCGAAGAAGACGACTGGATTACCGCGTATCTGCTGGTGCCCGAATCGGCACGGGAAGGCGCCTCTCCCGCGGTCATCTGCCCGCACTCGACGACCGGCGGCGCAGGCAAAAACTGCACCGCGGGGGTGACCGGAAAGACGCCCGGCAGCCCGCCCGGCGGTCCCATGGAAAGCCGGGCCTACGGTCTCGAACTCGCGCGCTGGGGCTATATTACGCTTTGTATCGACCTCTGGGGCGATGGGGAGCGGATCCCCGCCGGTTCGCAGCACTACGATTCAACGGCATTCTACAAGCAGCATCCCCAGTGGTCCATGGTCGGAAAGAACATTTGGGACGTCATGCGCAGCGTGGACTTCTTGAGAACGGTCGATGCCGTGGACCCAACGCGCATCGCGTGCATGGGCCACTCCCTGGGCGGGCATACGACGCTGTTTGCGGCCGCCTTCGACGACCGGATTGCCGCCGCAGTATCCAACGGCGGCCAATTATCGTGGGTGCGCGACACCAGCCATTGGTCCCGTCCGCCTGACCCGCAGGGCCGCCCGGTTTCGTCCTACGTCTACCTCCCCGGATTCCGTCCTTACCTGGAGGACAGGCGCCTGCCGGTTCCCGTCGATTTTGAATCGCTGATGGTCCTGACCGCGCCGCGTCCGCTCTTGGTCATGGGAACCGAGTCGGAGTTCGCGCGAGACGACATCATCGGCCAGTATGTTGCGGCCCACGATGCCTACCGGCAACACAACGCCGGCGACCGGTTCACCCTCTTTGACTACCCGGGAGAGCACGCGTTCCCGCCGGTGGCCAAGCGGCACGCGTTCAATTGGCTGGATCGCTGGTTCGCGCACACGCCGGCGGTCCCAACCATCTGGCCCGGAGTCTCCATCTGA
- a CDS encoding PilZ domain-containing protein — protein APNISGAERRRTWRIPMSVPAPVRRIAAGRAESMLLVDISTGGALLETGIPLQLNEMLDICLALPEQEPHVVRARVVRAEAPAPCSEGGLRFGVLFVEMAADARRELTHFMWERLLRLYPKEMARLFPGGKAFHKLHGKRGRTPKTRDKGQTS, from the coding sequence GCGCCGAACATCAGCGGCGCGGAACGGCGGCGCACGTGGCGCATCCCCATGAGCGTGCCCGCGCCTGTGCGTCGTATCGCCGCGGGCAGGGCGGAGAGCATGCTGCTTGTCGATATCAGCACCGGCGGCGCGCTGCTCGAAACCGGAATACCGCTGCAGTTGAACGAGATGCTCGACATATGCCTCGCGCTCCCCGAACAGGAGCCGCACGTTGTCCGGGCACGCGTGGTGCGCGCCGAGGCGCCCGCGCCGTGCAGCGAGGGTGGACTGCGTTTTGGCGTTCTGTTCGTCGAGATGGCGGCGGACGCGCGGCGCGAGTTGACGCACTTCATGTGGGAGCGATTGCTGCGGCTGTATCCCAAGGAGATGGCAAGACTGTTCCCCGGCGGCAAGGCGTTCCACAAACTGCACGGGAAACGGGGGCGCACCCCGAAAACGCGCGACAAGGGCCAAACCTCTTGA